TACTACTTTGCACGCAAGATGTGTGTAGAGACATCGCTGAAACTGTATCGGGCCTTTGCTACCGGGTCACCGGCTGGGGACTCGGGGACCGCCCGGGAAACTGATGACTTTACGAGGTTGTCCACCTGCGGGTATGGGGCATTCCGGTCAGTCCCCACGCTCGCTGTTCTGACCATTTGTTTGGAGCTGTTGTGGCAGGTGCAGGAGGACCGATCATTCCGCCAGAGTATGAATCTCGACCATGTGCTTGAAAGGCCGGGTTCCGAGGCGGATTTGGGCACAACGGGTCCCCTTAGCATTGGGAGTGGCGCTGCCCCGCGCCAGGACCTGCTCGACGCTGTCAAGTACTCCATCGGGTGGACAGTGCGCCGTATCCGAATGGGAGAGACAAATATCAAGGGATATCTCATGTACTCTGCTCTCTGGAGTCAGGTCCAGGCTCTCCAGAATGGCGCTTCTGATGCTGAGGCGGAGGAGCAGGTGCTGGCTTCCATCGCAGATGAGCTGGGCCAGTGCTGGCACCTGCTGCAGGAGGCTGCTGGCGGAAAGCTACCTCTTTCCATGATCGGGGCTGCATTGAATGGTGGATACGGACCCGGGAGAAGCCCATTCGAAGACTCCAAGATGGATTACAGCTACGGGTGGGATAGCGAAGGCTCGGTAAGTGGTGAATGCAAGACTGTCAAGGGGACTGTTGCTAACGTGGAGTTTTTCAGCTCTGTGATCAAGGCTTCGACTCCATCTTCAACTTTCATAACGCCGACTTTTTTATAGGGACGTGATGAGACCGGCCAGATGGAAGCGCCTTTTTATCTGTCCATGCCATGCATCACGACGCCTCTGAAGAGCCACGAGGACGCCACcatgtggtgatggatcCATGCCAGCAGTCCTTTTCCACTAGAGCCCCGGTAAGGTTTCCAATCATCCAGCTTTGGCGTGTGCAATTACTGATACATTCCGTTAGAACACATTCGGTGGGCAGTCGACCAGCTGTAAAAGTGCCACTGAAGTCCGGTTCGGGCTTTTACCCCTCACGCCACGACAGAAAAGCTCGTGTCCACCTCCCCTAGCGGTGGATAGGATGGGAGGCGTCAACGACAGTCGTGGCGTCTTGAGGATGTCGATTTCCGGACAAGAGTCACTCTATATACGGGTAAATACGGGGTTCACTAGGTGGTGTCCACCACGATACCGCAACCTGCGATGCGTGTCGCCATCCCCCGACCTCTTCTCTGTCCAGGCACGGCCTTGTCGCTCATGAAACGTCCATGATCACGGCCATATTCGCGGTGGCCGCGACTGTGGCGGCTACCTCTGTCGCTGCCAGCAGTTTGTTGTCGACACCGACATCTTTCCCACTAACCACGGGCCCCGACGTTCAGGAACTCGCTGCATGGACCGCGAATCCGATTAGGACCGTCGTGACGGTCAACTCCAATCCAATCGATGTGCTGGCAGCGGCAGAGGAAGATGTCCCAAAGGTCCTGGAGAAGCTTCGGGAGCTGTGTGCTGGGCCCTATGCACACAAGTATCCTGAGATTTACGACTACCTCGGTGGTGAAGAGCTGTGGTGGCCAACCGCAGTGCCATCTACCAGCCCGAGCATACTGAGTTACATATCAACACCCCAAAGCTCCTCCATTGCAGCGAAGCCAACCTTGTCGGGGCCAACGACCACGTCCTCGctgccaacaaccacctcttcaccgccaatcccaacctcctcacttGCATTGCCAACCAGCAGCCTCGATTCATCAACTGCAACGGTTAATTCCAGCACCTCGCCTGCAGATTCAGAACTCTCAGTCGTGGCGGCGACGAGGTTAATCGCACCTGTGGTACCAACTTCGGTCTCGGTTGCTGcctccaccatcacatcatcGCCCTCTACGCTAGAGCTTACTGTCACTCGGTCCATTTACAGATTCCACCTCACAGCACCTCCTGCAGAGATGGTGGAATGCCCTTACTCCTCATCAGCCGAGGGCGAGAACGGTGAGACCAAAGCGCTCTGCTCGGTCACCactatccaccacctcctccccatatCTACGCTCATCACCGTTACAGGACCTGTCCTGTCCTTTCCCCGCAACGGCGCGCCGGTGACCACGATGGAGAAGCCCACCCGAACGACAACCTTGTTGCGAACACGGATCAGATTCACCAGAATCAAGACCATTGACACTGAGCTACTgaacgatgacgaggacgatgcACCACTACCACCGGCATCGGTTCAGTTTGTCTCATCTTGTTCACCTACCCTAGAAGTCGATACcgctccaacaacaccaacagccgGATTTGAACCCGAGCTGCCCACCGCTGTTCTCCCATCAGCAACGAACCGCCCAGGATGGGCCGGCTACAGGCCGTTTCCATCCATATCGTGGTTCCGCTCTGCGGATCCGCCGGGGGGCTGCACGCAGACAGAGACGATCTTTAGCAAGATGACAGGCTTTCAGACGGCGACCGTGTTTGCTGCGACGGCGAGGGCTACGAGGGTTGTTGCGTGTGAGTGTCCCAACATCAAGGTTGTGCTTGTGGGCGGGCCGGGGGTTGTGATTGAGGCGAGGACGACCGTTACggttggtgaggtgaggACTGAGACGGGGTTGGAGTGTTATACGGGGGTTAACGGGGGGGGTCTGAGAGGTAGATAGATtaaaggggagagggggtggggtcCAAATGGGATGGGTTTGCACGAGATCTTTTAGTGGAAATGTCAATTCGAGATTAAGATGTTGTTGGGGAAGTGTCATGGTCTCTCATGCCTAGGGTTAGGGCTCTACCAGTCTGGTTGAACCAGTGTTCCTTTGAGCCGGGCAGGGTCGGTGCCATggtcttggtcttcttcctGTATCTAGCCAgctcttttccctctcttaTCTTCCTCACGCAACCTTGTTGTATCCACCTCAGTTCCTAGCAGGAAGATTGTGCTGATCAAATTTTATATGTCTGTGATGTGCGAGTGGAGTCTTGTAGATAACAGGGTTAGGTCACGGTTGAGACGACggtgaaggtgatgatgatacgGTGATAGTTgcagtggtgatggatggtaAGGCGGAGGAAAGGATCTGGGCTAGTGTAGTATAGGGACGTGTTACTGTGTGATGTAAGGGCTTGTTGGCGGGGGGTTGTCTAGTGACCCGAGAAGAGTAGAAACATGGTGTGAGTTGTAGAAACATGGTTTGAGATGTGGGTTAACCTTGTTTAACGCCATGGGTGAGGGTCTGACGGGGTGTATCCCGTAGTCTGACTGAAAGTTTACTCGTGATCATGTTCCATGGACTACCACTCAATGTGTAAGTGGTGTTCCCCCTTTTCGGGATCCTTTGATCCcggtttgtggtggtggagatcTACATGTAAGCCAGCAGCCCGCACCGGAAAGACGGGCTGTCGAATGCATGCCACGGCGATGTGCAATGCGGTGCAATGCAGAAAGAACAGGGGGAAGCAGGCGGCATGGCATATTCCGCGTGCCGCGGCCGCCATGCAATTGAAGCGTGCTTGATTTTCTGGGAAAACGTCACTCACTGCCATGGAACTGTATATCcagtggggtggtgggagcaaCGTTGGTCAAGGCCCGTTGACTagagaggaaggtgatggCAGGACTTCAGTTTCATGTAGGTCTGGTCAGAAGGAGAAATCGGATGGCGGTTGAACCAGGAAGGTTGTGGATAGTTTTGACCGGCGACCGGACTTGGGGGTTTGCTGGATATGGAGAATGTTCGGTGGTTGATAGGTCACTTCCTGGCTCAAGTAGTGGTAATGGAAGTGCCTACCTGGGTACCTATTCAAAGTGTATCTCCGGTCTGACTAAAGGCCTGGATTTTCCCTAGATACTCCGTCTGTTCGGCTCTCTCTGAGAATGGCGGAATGTTCAAGTTGAATATTTGCTAGTAGTGGACaccccagaagaagaagcagaatCCTTGCCCGTCTATTTTTGGCTTCTTGCTGGGGTGCTGTCCCCGCAATCGACTCCCGTCTTGGCAGACAGTGCaacctcgtccacctcggGAGGTTTTCCGCTCCTTTTCTACCCTCCTTCGTCGCTTCTCGTCCGAACAAGACTTGCATCTTTTGGACACCGAAGAACGGCGATGGTGTCAATATGGTCGGTACTCCAGTCCTGAGTCATGTCTGGGCAGCGGATGGTGCCGGGCTGCTCTTACCTGACAGAGAGTATCCATGGAGCAGTTCGCGCTCCGCCCTTCTCCGCTTCCAAACCCCGAGACCCTGACAGGCTCTATTTTCGATGCCAAATATCTGGCCTCTCATATCTCTCATATTTGCTGCTTTTCAGCCAATTGTCCCAGTGCGACGTCGAGCTCAGAAAAGAACAGTCAGTTCTATTCCCGTTCTCTGGGTGCTGGTGGCAATATGAGCCATGATTATGGGCGTGGGCAACCAGCTAAGTGCCACTATCTCGTTTATTAACCGTGGGTAGAATGGGGCACCCGGACGGAATTCGTACATTTTCTCATTTACCCGCCCAATGACCGGACAGAACACCAATTCAGTGTTAGTCTGGCTCTTGGTTTGCCCAGCCTTGCTTACTTTGCTTCCATAGCCCTTTTCTCTTCATGTGGCCACCCGCTGGGGGAAGCCAAGGAGAGGTGCTCTCCGCTATCCGGGAACAACGGGCCAGCGCAACCCTCTCTCTGAGGTACCGAATCCTAATGGGTGCTAGGCctgcccaccatcttcacggCGAGGATACACCGagcgaaaaagaaaaagaaaaaaagatagCATGGCGGGCAATATAGCGGACTCGTGGTCTCGGCTCCGAGTACAACCCCCCTGCTTTTGTTTCCAAAAATTGACGGCGTGTCGTTCTTGCTCATCTACTCATATTGCCTTCTTCAGGCCACTTTTCTTTGGAGCCCACCCTCGGCCAGACGCGGATAGTACTTTTCTCATCCCTTTTCAGCTGGGAGCTTCCAACTTGACCGTGACCGTGAGTGAGGTGGGCTCTTTCCCATTCCTCCGCGCCCGTGATGCCACTGCCCGGGGTTCTTCATCAGAAAAACCCAAGCCCCACAAGCCGATGGGGAGAAGGAACGACGTCACGTCGCGGCGCAATATTGCGGTCAAACTGAGATGCACTGCATAGGCGATTGCAACACTCCCGGGGACCGGTTTTTGCAAAAGGTCCAGACTTCCACGCTGAcatccgccgcctccctGCCCTGCCATTTCGTTCCTGGACTACACTAACTTAACAGTCTGCTGACCCGGGAGCACATGTCCGCGCCACGTTTGGGCCGGTCCATCAGAGTCATATAAAGCTCTGGGCAACCTTATTGACTTCTCGATCCCCGTGGCCTGGACCGGAAGCGGCTCATTTGCATATTCGGCTTCGGGGACAAGTCAACATCACAGCTGCCGTGACGGAACCATGGCCGCCTTTCCCagacttcttcttggtcttctgTCGTTTGTCCTTTTCGCATTTGTTCTTGGTTCTCCTATTTCCTCCCCAGACTCACCGAGAGACGGACAAGTCGAAGCCCGCGAAGCAGGTGCTCTTGCTGGCGACAACGAGCTGGTCCTGGCTCCTCTGCCTACCtggacaacaccacccgtcAGACCGACCAGGCCCGTACTGACGCCCATACCCTTGGAGTCGACACCGGCGCCAGTACCAACAAGACGAGCCATCGATATCGAACCGCCCATCAAAGCCAACCCGCAGAAGGGATGCACAACCACCTCGTATGAGTCCTGGGTCTATCCTTGCTCCTGGTCTGGGACGCAGACGATCtatccaaccaccacgactCTCTATAAGGAAGTGAATTGCAATGGTTGCGAGAATATCATCATCTGGAAGGACTATTCCTCGTGCCCAAACATGGTGATCAACAAGACCGAGAGGGTCAACACGGCCAGCACGTACTGGAGCACCATCTGCAAGCCAACCGCCCTTTTTGCGAAGCGAACGGCCGTCGATGATATCCCCGCTGTTCAGACTCCAAACATCCACAACATTGGCGGTAGTCAGGACCAGGTCCCTATTCCGGCTGCTGCTCAGATCACGCCCTTCCCCAAGCCGGTGGTAGAGCTTCGAGGCCCGAGTGATGGacatggggagggtggacaTTTCCAGCCTGACGTTTGCCAAACGACCTTGGTTCTTCAGCCTCCGCAGTCAGCAGGGAAGACCTCGACCAAGTACTCCAGGTATACCACCACAACGTTATCGGTGAACTGTAGTGGGTGTACCAGCTTGGTGGTTTCGACGGCGCTGGCGGGGTACGGTCCACCAGGAGTGTTTACAACCACGACGACACTGCCCGTCGGGGCGGTGACGGCTTATGCTTGTCGAACATGACGATGACAACATGGGGAAGTTggttgcaaaaaaaaaagaaaagaaacaaaagggTCTTTCGGGAAagggttttctttttgtcaaCTACACATCATCGCGGGCAACAGCTGGAATAACGGGATATGTTCAAGATACCCACCCCATGCGAGGTTTGGTTTTTTCTGGGCGGTCGTTTGCATCTTGAGGGAGACGGTAGCTCCGAGAAACAGAGGATTTAGGGCTGGACTTGTTTcgtttggtttggtggatTCGTGCAGGTAGCTATGCGAAGAAATCAAGATCAACCCAGATCAACCCAGAGTGCCAAGAAAGGGTGTGTTTTTAGCCGTGTCGTTTGGTGACATCTCAGATTCTGTGCTTTCTTCTGCAGCATTTGTGggcgtgtgtgtggtggagtCAGACCACAGACCCTTTTCACTAGCCGGGGAAGAGCAACAATTGAGTCTGTTTGCCTTGCTTTGCCTAGTCAGAACGAGCTAGTTGACTTTCTCAACCAAACACAGATTCCTGCTATCGAACGTGAACATCTCGCAAGAACGACACGTTGTCGGGCTTTTCCTGCAAGGAGCACCCTATCAGCGGCGCCAGATTCCCATCTCCGCTTTCCAAgttggaggtttggaggatTGTTAGTGCGCTACTACCCGCAGGTGAGTACAATCCCCAAAATGCATCCTGAGCGTCTGCGAGATACCCGAACTGATGTACCCAGTCTCTCAACAGGCCAGCTAACTGCTGACTTTACCAGGAAAACCCCCCTCTGCATTCATCAAGCAGACCACTTCAGGTACATCGTATATTAGAGGCTTTAAgtcttggtggtgtggaGGCCCAAGTCCCGTGCTAACAATAATTGGAgacatcatctccaccttcTTGGGGGGGGTCCCTTCCAAACTTAATTTAGGCCCACTTGGTGTCTGTCCGACACACAACTTTATCTTGACCTTACCTCGTCTTTTTCCCCTTGGACACACGCCTGGAGATAAGATACGCCCTACTCCATGCGATGAGTAGACAAGGAGCTCACGAATGGGGCGACAGGCCTCCGCCTACTGGACCGAAGGCCCGACCCCCAAACAAGAAGCGGCGTGCCGAAGCCCACGCTACTACTGACAGCTCGGAACCCTGGGTGAGACCCGAATCTCAGTCGTACAGGCCAGCGCGCTCTCCGTCGCCGAAGCGGCACAAGCCTGAGCCTCCCTCCGGCAATGGGATCGCCATCAAGGGCTCGGCTGGTAATCGCCACTATTCGTCCGccacggaggaggaggatgatagAGGCCCTCCAGCCCAGCTGGGAGATTACCAAGTGCGTCGTCAGTCGTCGGCTggagtggaggagagggccgctggtggtggaagggacGTGGCCGATGTCGAT
The window above is part of the Podospora bellae-mahoneyi strain CBS 112042 chromosome 3, whole genome shotgun sequence genome. Proteins encoded here:
- a CDS encoding hypothetical protein (EggNog:ENOG503PRZR): MAAFPRLLLGLLSFVLFAFVLGSPISSPDSPRDGQVEAREAGALAGDNELVLAPLPTWTTPPVRPTRPVLTPIPLESTPAPVPTRRAIDIEPPIKANPQKGCTTTSYESWVYPCSWSGTQTIYPTTTTLYKEVNCNGCENIIIWKDYSSCPNMVINKTERVNTASTYWSTICKPTALFAKRTAVDDIPAVQTPNIHNIGGSQDQVPIPAAAQITPFPKPVVELRGPSDGHGEGGHFQPDVCQTTLVLQPPQSAGKTSTKYSRYTTTTLSVNCSGCTSLVVSTALAGYGPPGVFTTTTTLPVGAVTAYACRT